The Candidatus Delongbacteria bacterium genome includes the window ACACAAATTGTCGCAAATCATATATTGCTTATTATCTGATTGCTACAAATTTTCTTTTGTGTTAATTTGCGTCATTTGTGTCATTTGTGTTCAAAATATTTACTTTTTGGACAGCCCCTTGTTTTTTCTACATTTGAGCTCATCTTTGGTAAAACATGTTAGTTTGTAAAGTACAAAGTATAAAGTAAGAAAGAGAAAAACTTTCAACTTTTTAACTTTTAACTCCTATTATATTAGTCGCTAATTGTTTTATAACAGTTATAAAGTTGATAATTATTAACTGTTAACTATTAACTATTAACTTAAAATTGCCTATTTTTGCATTTTACAAATTTTTACATTAGAGAATGAGTAATTTAACACATAAAATAGTGGAAGAGGAAGCCTGGGATACCGTTATAAAACCTAAAGGAAGCCTATTTGAAATCAATTTTAAAGAATTGTGGGCATATAGAGATTTAGGGTATATGTTTGTAAAAAGAGATATTACAACGCAATACAAGCAAACTATTCTTGGGCCTGCTTGGTTTTTTATTCAACCAATTTTTACTACAGTTATGTATGTGCTTGTTTTTGGTGGTATTGCCGGTATTAAAACAGGTACTGTGCCTCAAGCTCTTTTTTATTTAGCCGGAATTTCTATGTGGAATTATTTTTCTGATTGCTTAAATAAAACATCTTCAACTTTTGCTTCAAATGCACATATATTTGGTAAGGTGTATTTTCCGCGTTTGATAGTGCCTTTATCAGTTGTGACATCAAACCTTGTTAGATTTTTTATTCAACTTGGTCTGTTTATATGTGTTTATTTATTCTTTGTACTATTTAAAGAACAAGATATTGCTCCAAATTTTTATCTGCTTTTATTTCCTGTTTTAGTAATTATGATGGCGGGGATTGCTTTAGGAACAGGTGTTTTAGTTTCTTCATTGACAACAAAATACCGTGATTTAACGATGTTTTTTCTTTTCTTTGTTGGTTTATGGATGTATGCGACTCCTGTTATTTATCCGTTAGCAAGTATTCCAGCTAAATATCAGTTTTATGCTGCTTTAAATCCACTTACTTCTATTTTTGAAGCATTCAAATATGGAGCTTTCGGAGAAGGAGCTTTTTCTTGGTGGCAATTAGGTTACAGTTTTGGCTTTATGGTTGTTTTGTTAGGATTGGGAATAGTGGTGTTTAATAGAGTGCAACGATCATTTATGGATACGGTTTAGTAAATGTTGAGTTTGTTGAATCGTTTAAGAACAAAATATTTCGCATAATGCGTTTTGCATTATGCGATATATTTAGTAGGTTTGTGTTATGAAAGCAAATAATCCACATAATCCATTTTTAATTAGCGGATATTTTAGTCCGGAATATTTCTGTGACAGAATAGATGAAACTACAAAGATTATTTCAGCTCTTGATAATGATAGAAATATTTCATTGATAAGTCCGCGCCGTTTTGGTAAAACAGGACTTGTTCAGCATGTTTTTGATGCTATTAGACATAAGGATGAGCATGTATTATGTATTTATATGGATATTTACTCAACACAAAACTTAAATGATTTTGTTAAGGTATTTGCAGAGGAGGTTTTATCAAAGGTTCATGGAGGTGTTGAAAATGCAATTAAGAAAATTGCAAGCTATTTCAAAAGTTTTCGACCTTTACTTTCTTACGATCCAATAAGTGGAAATCCCGAATTGAGTATCAGAATAGATACAGATTCGACCGAAATTAGCTTAAAAGAAATAGTTGCGTATTTACAGCAATCAAAAAAAAGATGTTATATTGCAATTGATGAATTTCAACAGGTGGCTGATTATCCCGAAAAAGGAACAGAGGCTTTGTTGCGTTCATATATTCAGTTCCTTCCAAATGTGAAGTTTATTTTCGCCGGAAGCAGACAACATATTATGAATGAAATTTTTCTTTCGATTAAACGTCCTTTTTATCAGAGTACTCAAATTATGTCAATTGGAGTTATTCAAAAAGAAGCTTATTTTTCATTTGTTATAAAACACTTTCAAAAAAACGGATTTTCTTTTGATAAAAAATGTTTTGATGAGCTTTATGATTTGTTGGATGGCCATACATGGTATATGCAAGCCGTTTTGAATAGATTATATGAGTATAGACAAGATATTCAAAAACCGATAGAGATTTATAACGCAGTTGGTGAATTGCTGGATGAAAATGCATATACGTATCAGGAGTTTTTGTATGCCTATACTCTTGTGCAAAAGACTTTGATTAAAGCTGTAGCTAAAGAAAAAGTAGTTACTCGGATTCATTCCGGTGAGTTTATTTCAAAATACGGGCTTAAAAATTCCAGTAGTGTGAGTAGGGCTTTAAATAGCTTGTTAGATTCTGAATTAATATATAAATCAGACAAAGGTTATATGGTGTATGATCGTTTTTTTGGTCTTTGGTTGAGTCGGTTAAGATAGTTGATAAGTTAATCGTTGAACTGTTGAATTGTTTAATCGATTAAACGCTTCTACGTTAAAACGCTTAAATACAAAAATGGCATATAAATATAGTTTTGAAAAATTAGAAGTATATGGAATAACAAATAGTTTCCCTGATAAAGAAAAATTTGGCTTGTCTTCTCAATTACAAAGAGCTTCAGTTTCTGTTGTGTCAAATATAGCCGAAGGAATATCGAGAAATTCAAATAAGGAAAAGATGCGTTTTTTAGAAATGTCTTATGGTTCATTAATGGAGGTTTACTGTCAATTACATATTGCTGTCAATTTAACTTATATTTCAGAAGATAAATTGTTTGAAATAAAAGAATTAATTGATAAAATTGCCAATAAATTAAATGCATTAACAAGACCCTTTCAGAAACGCATACCCAATTAAACGCTTAAACAAATAAACAACTAAACGCTTCAATGTTAATGTCAACAGCTATAAAATTCGAAAATATCTCTAAACAATACCGCCTCGGGCTTGTTTCTACCAATACCATTAGTCATGACTTAAACAGATGGTGGAAGATGAATATTCGTGGGCAAGAAGACCCGTATTTAAAAATAGGAGATGTAAACGACCGTTCTACAAAAGCCAATAGTGATTATGTATGGGCATTGAAGGATATTAACTTTGAGGTGCAACAAGGAGATGTGTTAGGTATTATTGGTAAAAACGGAGCAGGTAAAAGTACTTTGCTTAAGATTCTTTCTAAAGTAACCTCTCCTTCTACTGGAAGTATTCGTGCCAAAGGGCGAATCGCCTCTCTATTAGAAGTTGGTACCGGTTTTCATCCTGAATTAACAGGTCGTGAAAATATTTATATGAATGGCGCCATTATGGGTATGAATAAGGCAGAAATCACCCGAAAGCTTGATGAGATAGTTGATTTTTCAGGTTGTGAACGCTATATTGATACACCCGTAAAACGCTATTCGAGTGGTATGACAGTGCGTTTAGGCTTTGCCATTGCCGCCCACCTTGATCCTGAAATTTTGGTTGTAGATGAAGTATTAGCTGTGGGTGATGCAGAATTTCAAAAGAAAGCCATTGGGAAGATGCAGGATGTATCAAAAGGTGAAGGACGGACAGTTTTGTTTGTAAGCCATAATCTAGCAAGTATTAATAAATTATGCACAAAAGGTATTGTACTTAAAGATGGAATGATTTCTTGTAAAGGACCAATTTCAGATTGTGTTAATTATTACTTGGATACAAATGAGAAATTCACAAAGACTATAATTGAGAATGTTGAATTTTGCCATTCAGCTATTGAGATTAATTCAATTAAAGTAAATGGAAGTGAATTGAATGTTCTAAATGTGAATTCAGAGAATTCTTCATTTGAAATTTTTATAGTAGGAAAACTAAAGGAGCCTAAATTTATGTCATTAGAGCTTAGGATGCATGATCAGAATGAATTACCCTTAGCATTTTTTACTCCAGGTCATAAAACTGGAGTAACAC containing:
- a CDS encoding ABC transporter permease; its protein translation is MSNLTHKIVEEEAWDTVIKPKGSLFEINFKELWAYRDLGYMFVKRDITTQYKQTILGPAWFFIQPIFTTVMYVLVFGGIAGIKTGTVPQALFYLAGISMWNYFSDCLNKTSSTFASNAHIFGKVYFPRLIVPLSVVTSNLVRFFIQLGLFICVYLFFVLFKEQDIAPNFYLLLFPVLVIMMAGIALGTGVLVSSLTTKYRDLTMFFLFFVGLWMYATPVIYPLASIPAKYQFYAALNPLTSIFEAFKYGAFGEGAFSWWQLGYSFGFMVVLLGLGIVVFNRVQRSFMDTV
- a CDS encoding four helix bundle protein, whose protein sequence is MAYKYSFEKLEVYGITNSFPDKEKFGLSSQLQRASVSVVSNIAEGISRNSNKEKMRFLEMSYGSLMEVYCQLHIAVNLTYISEDKLFEIKELIDKIANKLNALTRPFQKRIPN
- a CDS encoding ABC transporter ATP-binding protein, with amino-acid sequence MSTAIKFENISKQYRLGLVSTNTISHDLNRWWKMNIRGQEDPYLKIGDVNDRSTKANSDYVWALKDINFEVQQGDVLGIIGKNGAGKSTLLKILSKVTSPSTGSIRAKGRIASLLEVGTGFHPELTGRENIYMNGAIMGMNKAEITRKLDEIVDFSGCERYIDTPVKRYSSGMTVRLGFAIAAHLDPEILVVDEVLAVGDAEFQKKAIGKMQDVSKGEGRTVLFVSHNLASINKLCTKGIVLKDGMISCKGPISDCVNYYLDTNEKFTKTIIENVEFCHSAIEINSIKVNGSELNVLNVNSENSSFEIFIVGKLKEPKFMSLELRMHDQNELPLAFFTPGHKTGVTPFYERGEFHIEYSVNLPSNMNKGSFLIDIALTHPAVEYLLKVPNGLHIHSAGCTTETGLVFEYSKNCGLLLL
- a CDS encoding ATP-binding protein, whose product is MKANNPHNPFLISGYFSPEYFCDRIDETTKIISALDNDRNISLISPRRFGKTGLVQHVFDAIRHKDEHVLCIYMDIYSTQNLNDFVKVFAEEVLSKVHGGVENAIKKIASYFKSFRPLLSYDPISGNPELSIRIDTDSTEISLKEIVAYLQQSKKRCYIAIDEFQQVADYPEKGTEALLRSYIQFLPNVKFIFAGSRQHIMNEIFLSIKRPFYQSTQIMSIGVIQKEAYFSFVIKHFQKNGFSFDKKCFDELYDLLDGHTWYMQAVLNRLYEYRQDIQKPIEIYNAVGELLDENAYTYQEFLYAYTLVQKTLIKAVAKEKVVTRIHSGEFISKYGLKNSSSVSRALNSLLDSELIYKSDKGYMVYDRFFGLWLSRLR